GGATGGGGggagcggagtggagtggagccCAACATGTGACGGCAGAGTCATATGCATATACTCGTGCGATATAGGGGGCTGGAACATCATTACTCATTCGAGAGCGTTTCCATTTTTGCATCAATTCTGCGACTGCCGCTAATCAGTTGCATAAATCAGGAGTAGAATGGCAGTGCCGTCCCGTTCCGGACATTACGCCCCCGGGCATCATTTTAAAGCAAATCAAGGCGTTCGCCATTTTCCAAATAATCGTAACATTTCTTTGACCGCAGACGCAAACGCAGACCCCGGGCAGTCCTAACCCGAAAGCGTTTTTTTCTGTTATTAATCATAGCCACGACATAAAATAAATTACGTTAAACTTCTGGCAAAAACGAATTTGCCGGACGGGACAATGGACGAGAGGACAACGGACAGAACACAGAAGACAGAGGACAACGGTTTTCAAATGAATTTACGAGATGAACAAATTTTCAGTTGACACGCCCCGAATTCAACTTTCTTGGATTCGCTCTCCTCTGGCCCAGCTAAGAGAAAACTTATTAAACGCTTCATAAATTTTTATATTATGTCTACCCACATCATCAGACATAACGTGCAGCAGGGCGACCTGCTTCGTCTTTCGCCCTCTGCCCCGAGTCCGTCTGTTgctttgtctctctctgtctttctgtctctctgtgtgtATCTTATCCTGTCGCTTTATATCTGTCGTTCCGCAATAGTCTACTTTTcggggcacacacacatgctTTCACCGTTCATATGCAGGCCGTTTAACATTTTATCTAGACGCCGCTTTCCGCTTGCCGCTTGGCGCTTGCCGCTTTCTTTGAAGCCAGGCCAACTAATGACAAAAGCCGAGACAAAAGTACGCTGCTGTGCGGTGGATCGGGGTTCTTGGGGATTGGAAATGTAGGGTCTCCTCAGTCTGTCTTGTCACATAAAATTTTATATCTACTGTGTTTATGTTGGCCCAGACACAGACAGTAGAGACAGAGCATCGTGTACACCATACAGCATCCATTTTGGCGGCAATGGCCGTGCAATTTAGTTTCATACTCGTAcgtatactcgtatgtatgaCCGAGCATTAGATGCCTTCTTGATATTGAATTATGATCTGGCTGCTGGAGCTGTTCACGCTCTTTAAATTAGATGGAAAGGCCGGGATAATGCTCTATCTCTTCTCCACTGTGGCTGCTGTCACACAAAACAATGCAATAAATAATTCTGCAATAATTCCCAGCACGTGTTGAGTTCGAGGCGAGAATCCAACTCGAGATTAAAGCAACCTCAACGTACCCCCAGCCCAGTCAGGCAGACAGGGAGAGAGCACATGAGAGCATGTGTGTGACCCACTGAGACAACGGGTGGCTCACATGGGGATTGGGATGGGGGTTGGGGATGATGGAAGATGGGGAAGAAAAAACTTTAACGACCAACATAATTTGTTAAAAAGTTTCTGTCATATTAATGGAAAAGTGGCTCAAAATGTGTTGGTCTTCTTGCCTCGTGCTTTTTTGGGTGATTCATGGGAATTAGTTGGGATTAGGGACTGTcgtggccagcagcagcaccagcattAGGGGTACGATACGGGGGCCATTAGACATTTGGATTTGTGTGGCAATCGATTTTTGATAAATTATTTATTGAGCACCGAAAACTAAGAACATAATTAAAGCTTAGCTTAGCCGAGGCTTTCAATGCTGTTGATTAATGGATGGCCCGTCCTGTCCTATGAAGGGAAATCGATACAACCGAAAACTGAACGAAATAGACGAAACTTTAAAAATCTTTTGCAATTTATGGTCTGTATAAATATTTGTTAATTTTCAGATAGTATTCTCTTCGGTGGAAGACTGTTCTGTTGAGTTGCATATTTCGTTGCGTTCTGGCAAAGTTTTTCCCTCAATTTGCATAATCCTTTCTTGGCAGAAATTATCAAGTCGATATTAATTGCCAGGGCATCACAACAGACTTGGCCAACGAAGCACAGACCGGCCCAGACCCGACCACACCAAAGATAATGTACGAAAATAACAAAGTTTCTGCAAGCTCGGCACTGGGCCATGCTAATGCTGTTGGAAAACAATTTGCCGGCAAAATGTTTAGGCCAGCAAATGCCAAATGTTCATTTAATTGCCCGCAGGGGTGGTCCGCGgaggtggcggcggcggtgaTCCCATAAAGGTAAATCACAAGAAATATGAGGGTATTTTCACTTTTGGGTCGCTGCCCCAGCCACATGCTTAATTAAAGCGCTTGGCTTCTTAAGAGTTTCTCGTAAATTACATGGCATTAAATTGGTGGCGGCAAGGGATACGAAGAAGGCAGCAGGAGGAACCAGATAGGCAGAGGAGGGGGTTGAGGGCGATGGTGAGGGTGTGGGTGCGGCAGAAGGAAACGCgagagaaaactgaaaacgacTTTTTATGTCGCTGCGTTTCGGCTTTTCCTGTGCCAGCcagcataaaaataaaaataaaattcaaataaaataaaataaaaaggcTAAGCCAAAAAACGCACAAAACCCGAAACAAAATGTATATGTACGAACGTGTAAgtttgtgggtgtgtgtgtgtgtgatgctGTTGTAAAAAGGGTTAAAAGGCGACCAGcgacagcaaaaacaacaggGACCGAGCGAGAGGCGAGACGAAGCACAGCAATGAAGCGCTTTTGCTTTTAATGTTGCGGGTGTGTGGATGGGGCAAAGTGGGCCCAAAGGTGAAGAGGCAGTGCGAGATATCCTTGAGAGCCCTTTACACTAACAAAAAACCGATCAAATTTACACATTTTATTGGAAATAGAACTAAATTGTTCTGCCAAAACTAGATTAGGAATATTTGTTGGAAAAACTCAGCTAATCTCCTccaataaattcaatatttttcAAAAGAACTTATTCTGCATTTAAAATAGAATTTTTAAATGGTGAGATTCATGACTGTCTTCTTTAGCTCTTTTGTTGATGACTCAGCCGAACTGACTAGACGTTTTTTCCAAGTGTACCCTAACTGACCCAAAAACTGGCAGACCTGTAATATCTTACACCTTTTTTACGGGCAGGGCGCGCAGGCGGGCCAAAATACATGCATAAGTAAATGGAGCTCAAATGAGTTTGTAAGTGGAAATGAAATGCatatttattgtatttaaATTGCCAACGAGTTTTCGCTGGCCTTAGAGCACAGCTCAGGCTGTCATGTGAACTTAGCTGTGAGCGGAAGGCTGGGacgcaggcaggcaggcaggcaggaaaGCTGCGGAGGCTGGTGCTGAGGATGAGTCAACAACAGGACATGCAGTAGAACGGAAATGGCAACACGACCGTTTTCAAAATGGCGTCTGCATTTCCACTGCCAACAGGCAGGGCAACAATGGACGATGCGCCATTTGCGACTAAAAGCATTGCACGGCAGTTTAGAGTTTTCTTTTCGCACTCGGCGGGAAAGATGCGCTAAACGGAAAtcgtggtgtgtgtgtgcgagaggGAAAGCTTAGCCAAATGAAGCGGAAAGAATGCACAGGAGTGACGCATAAGCGAACTATATATCCCAACTGTATGTGCATATAGTACATCTCAACAATCGAGGCGCATGTCGCATGTCAGTGCGGGGGTGGCAGAGATcttctggtgctgctggtgtcATGGCGGAAATGAAATTTTCAGCGCTACCACAGACACGCAGGCAGGCTGTGATGCAAGCATCAAATAAACAGTTTGCATAGCAGCAACAAGAACACGATGCAAACAAACTTCAGATGGACACACACATACGCACACATACGGACACAGGGACTGGGACAGGGACACTCTCAAACAAAACGCCGGACACTTGCAGAGGCGAAAAAACCAACCAGGCGGATGAGTGACTAAGTGTCTCTTgatgttgttgtcgttgtcgttctgttgttgctgtttttgctACGGTGCAACATTGAAAACTCGTTTTTAAATGGCaatgcccagcagcagcagcagcagcaacaactcTTCCcacaagcaacaacaaaatatgaCATGCCATGTCCGTTCGCTCGCTTTCAGTGTCCGTTTCCTTGGCTAGCATTGCAGTTGCCATTGCCAGCTTCCCTGCCGCCTCCCTACCACTCGCCAAGTGGCTCTGCTCAGCTGTGCTCTGTCCGGCTCGACTCTGTTTTGCTGGGCCAAGGCTCGCCACTGGCAGCCAGCCATTGCCACAAGTGCAACATGCTCGTAATAACCCCTccgcacacatacacacccACTGTGGATGGGGGGACCAGGAGACAGACGACAAATTGCCATTCATATGCAGTCGGACAAAACTCGGAGCGAAACATTACGTTTTATATACACTATCAAAAGGAAACATAGCTGAGGTCAGATGATAGTACCGGCGAGTGGGACCATTCCCCGCCCCTCTCCACGTTTTAATGTTGATCAGATTTATAACCCCATCCGATCGAGGCATGTCCCCCTCCCCTTTCTATTCCAATTTTGATCGATATCGAGAGACATTATCCAATAAATCACATCAGAACAAGGGCAGATAACCCTGTAATTTAAGAACAATTTGGGCCCAATCccaaatatttttgtatgaTAGAGAGGGATATTTGAGGCTACAGCTTTTCAGTGGCTCTGTTTTAGGTGCATTATAGAATGCGGACTTTATAGGGTATATTTATTTCGACTTTCAGTATTCGTACTGTTTTCATgccctttttttcttttttgttatttttccTTGCCGCATGCATGCTGGAACATTATTTTCTGACTTGTGCTCGGGGGCGGAAGCGGTAGGGAAAATCAGTTGCAAGTGCAATTGCAGCTGGAAGCACGCCATGAATAATTTAAGGCACATTTTGGGGGAACGGCACCGATACCGGCACCGAGCTTTAGGCAGTCTTTGATTAGTATTCAAAtgacaaaaaaccaaaacaataTTGTGGACGCTGCGATTGATTtgattgtcctctttgtactCTGTCTCTTCCTCCCTCTCTCCGATAGATACCCACGGAGGAAACGCAGTACATACGAACGATTGACAACTTAATAGCATCCCGGCTCAGTCtgaagctgcagctgcaggcgGTGCACTTTGTGGCCGGTATTAatggccatggcaatggcaatgtgaatggcaatggcaatggcaacggcaacggcaacgggaACTCCAATGGCATGGCGAACGCACTGGTCACCGGCAGCGGGAGTGGGTCTGGCGGAGGCCTCGTACTGCGTTGTACGGCACAAATTGGCGATCTCTATCAGGAGTACAAGGAAATCGAGTTGGGCACACCACAAAAGGATCCGGTGCCGGCAAGAGGTAAGCCacaactgcaacagcagcagcaacagcatgTAGCAGCCGTAGAAATTGCATATTCTTGACCATTTCAGTGACGCTGTCGTCGGGCACGGGACTGCGCAGCTTCTTGGAGGCCTATTTCACAACATCCACGGCGGCTGTCGCCTGGCAAGGGGGCATAACTATCTGGCTCTTCTCCACGCTGGCTCTCGTGATTAGCTGCAGCCGAAGCAGCTAAATGCAGGTGACATACAGCCCCATGCAGAACATTCGAATTGGCTATGGGTCTGTTCGGGACACGGATGTTGCCCGGATATGGAAAGTGTATAGCCTAAGTGATGGGTGTTATCGATAGCGCGTACGATTAGAGCTCTCGGCCGTGAACCGCATTAATTATCTCTCGTGAATGCCATTtgatttacacacacacacacacacacactcacacacatcCAGCAGTATGCACGAGTATATGTTCATGCGATTCCTGTTGAGTACACACGCGCATTAAACAATAAAACTGTAAATATTTGCTTTAATGATGTAAACGGATACAAGTAAATGAACTCGCACAGACACATAAAAACACACTGAAACACAGACACATACATGTACGACTAATTGTTAATTAATGGATTATTTAATGACGCATAAAATATTGGATAAAGTATTAATGTTTCATTTGCATTTAGCTTCCACACAAGCAAATATCAACTTAAAGTTTAAGCCATGAAAATCGTCGAAACGATTAAAAAACAAATGCAACAACAATTGTAACAAATAAAAATGCCAATGTCAAGACAAACAAAATACATTCAAACCAGAATAAACAAGCATAATTAATCAAATTAGTTTCGCCACTGACTTTTTTTTGCAACCTTTCAAACAGTAGGTATTTATATTCTGAGCAAATGTTTGGACTTGGAGCTTAGCCAAGAAACTAAACAATAGCGGACCCAGTAAATTACAATCGCCTGAATTTTATTTCTACTTGGTAACAGGACAAGGGAAGTCTATAAGAAGTTTGAAAATAGAGCCGAAACAAAGATTTAAAGGTAAGGTAGGGACCTGGCATTTACACAATTTTCTATTCCCGATAAAGGTAagcatttgtttttttattaataaatCTTGTAGTCTTTTAATCGTTGTAGGCTTTTTAGGCATAATAAATGTTAGGGTGGTTCTTCCAAACCATACATCAGGTCCTTACACGAATGGGACGCATCATTATTTGTACAAATGTAATGGGTCGGTATTGTTGAAAGTAGGTCCAAGCAATGCATCGATAGCATTTGGTATGCATCTCCTTTTTCGCGGGATACTTGCCGTTTAGGTTGCTGTAAAGAAATCCGTGTCATATTAACTTATGATCTGGGATCTAAGCCACATCGACCAACCTGGTATAGCAGTTGTTGTACCACCAACCGCCCCAAAAGAGCTTCGAACAGCTATCTTGGCCTGGGCCGTTGTTCTTTCGATCGTAGGTGGAGAAGGGCATGTTCAGGTGGTACTGCATTCCGTTACCCGCCTCGCCCTTGTACTCTCCCAAGGTGCGGATAGTGTAGTTCTTACTCAGGCCGAAAATGGCAAAGCGATCGTACATAGCATAGGCTCGAGTCCCCTCCGTGTTTTGCATTAGAAAAAAAATTTCCGTGGGCTCCGACATTGCGATGCGATAGATCTTTTCCAATCCGTACCAGAACTCGTTTTTTAGGTCCCCGAAACCGTTCTGATAGTCAGCCCAATTCCTTCGAAAGTCCACAATGTTCTCCCTCCGGCGTTGGATCATCGTCCAGCCACCTCCAAAGAAGCTGGCCACGCACCGCACtgttgaattttttttttggccctTAAAGAAAGTGGTATAGAGGCCATCATTCTTGGCCATTGTGCAGTCGTCGAGAAATTTCCCATAGTGTTTAACTTTGATGCTGCTGTAATTAGTCACCTCCTCGGGATCAGGCCTGTCTTTTCCATGCCTCCGTTGTCTGTTAGCCGCACCTACGCCAAGCAGCAATAGAAGAAACCAGAGACGCAACATTCTCGATCGGACTGATTGGACATACTAAAGCTGTTGGCTCTGTTCGTTATGGTTCGATTTAAGTATTTCAGTTAACCTCAACGGTAAAATTTATTGAATCAAAGCGTTATTTTTATCATTATGCTCTTGGTCAATTGCTGTAATACCAACCGGCTTTTCATCGGCATTGTTCTTCTTGTCCCAGATGTAGAAGGGCATGTTTTGATGGTATATGCTATATCCTACAGTGTGGGTAGTCAACCTCTTCCTGCATGCGACTAATGTTCTGCAACCCAAGGAACCAAAGTAGAATAGCTCCCGTATGAGATACAAGGTTTTTTGGTATTTGTTGCGgctttttaaaattaaaattattacTAAATTATCACAAAAGCAATGCACTTTAAATTTAGGGTCCGAGCTGAAAATTCCAGTCAGTCAAGTATTGCCAGTCAGACCTAAGGCTAAAAAGATGTTTTAATTAAAACCATGTACAAATATTTGTCAACATTTCTATCCATTTCCGGAAAGAGTAATTTCAGTATTCAGCTGAGCTCTTTAAGATTTAACAGCGAGCTCAGCTGCAAGTCGGAGACTTTTTCAATCGATTGTCAAACagagcagcagctgcctcaTTTACAACTCAATTTACGACGCGTTTCGCACGCGTTTTTATCCGCCCCTGCGAGTTGAATGAAAGTGCGGGGCATACTTTTAGGCTGGGGCTGCTAAATAAACTGCTTGCAGAAGTTGATTGGAGGGGGCCGGTCGGCAAGCAGTGCATATAATgcaattaaaatcaaatataTACGAGGCAGGCGCCGCGCAGAGTAGTTTTGCACTTTCCGAAAAAGTCATTAAAAGATAAAATCACAAAATCAATTAGCCAGAAACTTTAGCTGACTTtgtttctgtctctgtctatGGATGGTCTGGGCCTTCGCTTGGGTTTTGGGGTTGAGATTGGGGCTTGGGCCGAAATTGAAACTGGGACCAGGCCTGGGCGCCATCTAGCCTGACCATAAATTGCAACACTTTTATCGTCATCCCAGGCCCGC
This region of Drosophila miranda strain MSH22 chromosome 2, D.miranda_PacBio2.1, whole genome shotgun sequence genomic DNA includes:
- the LOC108154470 gene encoding ficolin-1-like, translating into MLRLWFLLLLLGVGAANRQRRHGKDRPDPEEVTNYSSIKVKHYGKFLDDCTMAKNDGLYTTFFKGQKKNSTVRCVASFFGGGWTMIQRRRENIVDFRRNWADYQNGFGDLKNEFWYGLEKIYRIAMSEPTEIFFLMQNTEGTRAYAMYDRFAIFGLSKNYTIRTLGEYKGEAGNGMQYHLNMPFSTYDRKNNGPGQDSCSKLFWGGWWYNNCYTSNLNGKYPAKKEMHTKCYRCIAWTYFQQYRPITFVQIMMRPIRVRT